The following are encoded together in the Juglans microcarpa x Juglans regia isolate MS1-56 chromosome 2D, Jm3101_v1.0, whole genome shotgun sequence genome:
- the LOC121250745 gene encoding U-box domain-containing protein 27-like, producing MVRDDLYITVPSFFRCPISLDVMKSPVSLCTGVTYDRSCIQRWLDNGNNTCPATMQVLHSKEFVPNRTLQRLIQIWSDSVRNSKTGSAESTPSLEQVQDLIKELQSKTRDGNSNKPISESLSKIVTFARESEENRKFLAKMDGFIVTLLQFLGNASDGACKNIDFLEQVVVVLELVLSKNEDHHQLTNSMLKSDLGFLASLLYVLQQGRTDSRIASVRILETVANDAESKLLIAEKDGLLSEMLKLITPENDPALIEASLTCLIRISITKRVKSKLVHLGTIKTLAKLVSDSSSSVTVTEKVLKLLETMSSYKEGRWEICENRVCVEAIVQRVLKVSSAATEHAVTILWSVCYLFRDERAQEAVARANGLTKILLLMQSNCSPSVRQMSADLLKIFRVNSKSCLSSYHTKTTHIMPF from the coding sequence ATGGTGAGGGACGACCTGTACATCACGGTGCCCAGTTTCTTTAGGTGCCCTATCTCGCTCGACGTTATGAAGTCCCCGGTGAGCCTGTGCACCGGAGTCACCTACGACCGCTCCTGTATTCAACGCTGGCTCGACAACGGCAACAACACCTGCCCGGCCACCATGCAAGTCCTCCACAGCAAGGAGTTCGTACCCAACCGCACCCTCCAGCGCCTCATCCAGATCTGGTCTGACTCAGTCCGCAACAGCAAAACCGGTTCCGCCGAGTCGACTCCCTCGCTGGAGCAAGTACAGGACCTAATCAAGGAGCTGCAGAGCAAAACCAGGGACGGCAATAGCAACAAACCTATCTCCGAGTCCTTATCGAAAATTGTTACTTTCGCGAGAGAATCGGAGGAAAACCGTAAGTTTCTCGCGAAAATGGACGGCTTCATTGTCACGCTCCTTCAATTTCTCGGCAATGCCAGTGACGGGGCATGTAAAAATATCGATTTTCTTGAACAAGTGGTCGTTGTTTTGGAGTTGGTACTGAGCAAAAACGAAGACCACCATCAGCTCACGAATTCGATGCTGAAAAGCGACCTCGGTTTCTTGGCTTCGCTGCTTTACGTTTTGCAACAAGGGAGAACCGATTCCAGAATCGCATCGGTTAGGATTTTAGAAACCGTCGCAAACGACGCCGAGTCGAAACTCCTGATCGCCGAAAAGGACGGATTATTGTCCGAAATGCTAAAATTAATCACTCCAGAGAACGATCCGGCTCTAATTGAAGCCAGTCTTACATGCTTGATCCGGATATCGATAACCAAACGCGTCAAATCCAAATTAGTCCACCTCGGCACAATCAAAACATTGGCGAAACTCGTATCAGATTCGAGTTCGAGCGTGACGGTGACGGAGAAGGTGTTGAAGCTACTCGAAACGATGTCTTCCTATAAAGAAGGGAGGTGGGAGATATGCGAGAACAGGGTGTGCGTGGAGGCGATAGTGCAGAGGGTCCTGAAAGTATCGAGTGCGGCGACGGAGCACGCGGTGACGATACTCTGGAGCGTGTGTTATTTGTTCCGGGATGAACGCGCACAGGAGGCGGTAGCGCGGGCGAACGGTCTAACCAAGATTCTCCTGCTGATGCAGAGCAATTGCTCGCCTTCGGTTCGCCAAATGTCGGCCGATTTGCTCAAAATATTTCGGGTGAATTCCAAGTCCTGCCTTTCCAGCTACCATACTAAGACCACCCATATCATGCCcttctga